A DNA window from Micromonospora sp. NBC_01739 contains the following coding sequences:
- a CDS encoding class I tRNA ligase family protein, which yields MARSIVIVPAPTANGDLHVGHLCGPFLAADVYARYRRAAGVRTLFGSGVQETQTFVVSTARRLGIAPESLTERAEEQVRSSLAALGISIDGFAPGDKGFRDFLCEFLGRLHAEGVFELRRMSFPYLPRTGEYLMEAYVQGICPTCLADSCGGVCESCGHHINPGELREPRSTEHPDEELTVRSAEILVLPLERYRERLRAHYLRPETVMRPHMRQALGEMLSRPLPDFPITFPTGWGVPAPFPEVPGQAINPAVEAIPAGIHTAAVAAAATGHPPQAVDDLWLADGVTEVVYFMGFDNTHPFALVGVALLMAFGDRYLRPTMLTNEFYELEHEKFSTSRGHVVWAQELAADTPRDIGRFYLASTSPEHQRTNFSRSALATLAGTRLIQPWNRLAEALNRWYDAQNPPAGWTLPVSPAGRTAAATMISRFTGQAELSHYSLNRIAETITAQLARLAELAARFESGDQPATSERAGDLYHEVETFLRAAAPVLIDLADEVLGATAPHLLDGAAEARQVHPRRLPRLADLEVAAPQRPAPPAA from the coding sequence ATGGCACGCAGCATCGTCATCGTCCCCGCGCCGACCGCCAACGGCGACCTGCATGTCGGTCACCTCTGCGGGCCCTTCCTGGCCGCCGACGTCTACGCCCGGTACCGCCGGGCGGCCGGTGTCCGGACCCTGTTCGGCAGCGGGGTGCAGGAGACCCAGACCTTCGTGGTCTCCACCGCACGCCGGCTGGGGATCGCCCCGGAATCGCTGACCGAACGGGCCGAGGAACAGGTCCGCAGCTCACTGGCCGCGCTGGGTATCTCCATCGACGGATTCGCCCCGGGGGACAAGGGGTTCCGCGACTTCCTCTGCGAGTTCCTCGGCCGACTGCACGCCGAGGGGGTGTTCGAGCTACGCCGGATGTCCTTTCCCTACCTGCCTCGCACGGGGGAGTACCTGATGGAGGCGTACGTCCAGGGGATCTGCCCGACCTGCCTGGCGGACAGCTGCGGCGGAGTCTGCGAGAGCTGCGGTCACCACATCAACCCCGGGGAACTGCGGGAACCGCGCTCCACCGAACACCCCGACGAGGAGTTGACCGTACGGTCGGCGGAGATCCTGGTGCTGCCCCTGGAGCGCTACCGGGAACGGTTGCGGGCCCACTACCTCAGGCCGGAGACGGTGATGCGGCCGCACATGCGGCAGGCCCTGGGGGAGATGCTGAGTCGACCGTTGCCGGACTTCCCGATCACCTTCCCGACCGGTTGGGGGGTGCCCGCCCCCTTCCCGGAGGTGCCGGGTCAGGCGATCAACCCCGCCGTCGAGGCGATCCCGGCCGGGATCCACACCGCCGCGGTCGCCGCCGCGGCGACCGGCCACCCTCCGCAGGCCGTCGACGACCTCTGGCTGGCCGACGGTGTCACCGAGGTCGTCTACTTCATGGGCTTCGACAACACCCACCCGTTCGCCCTGGTCGGGGTAGCCCTGTTGATGGCCTTCGGTGACCGGTACCTGCGTCCCACCATGCTGACCAACGAGTTCTACGAGTTGGAGCACGAGAAGTTCTCCACCAGCCGGGGGCATGTGGTCTGGGCCCAGGAACTGGCCGCCGACACCCCGCGTGACATCGGCCGCTTCTACCTCGCCAGCACCAGCCCGGAACACCAGCGGACCAACTTCAGTCGATCCGCCCTGGCCACCCTGGCCGGCACCCGACTGATCCAGCCCTGGAACCGGTTGGCCGAGGCCCTTAACCGGTGGTACGACGCACAGAATCCACCTGCCGGGTGGACGCTGCCGGTCAGCCCGGCCGGCCGAACCGCCGCCGCCACCATGATCAGCCGGTTCACCGGGCAGGCCGAACTGTCCCACTACAGCCTGAACCGGATCGCCGAGACGATCACCGCCCAACTGGCCCGCCTGGCCGAACTGGCTGCCCGATTCGAGTCCGGCGACCAGCCCGCCACATCGGAGCGGGCCGGCGACCTCTACCACGAGGTGGAGACCTTCCTGCGCGCCGCCGCGCCGGTCCTGATCGACCTCGCCGACGAGGTGCTGGGCGCGACCGCACCCCACCTGCTCGACGGGGCCGCCGAGGCCCGGCAGGTGCACCCCCGCCGGCTGCCCCGGCTGGCCGACCTGGAGGTGGCCGCCCCGCAGCGGCCCGCCCCGCCGGCGGCCTGA
- a CDS encoding NAD(P)/FAD-dependent oxidoreductase yields MPAATPTGRRVLIVGAGVVGLLTALECARRGDEVTVLDQGPIPNPAAASFDQHRVVRALHLGDPAATRAAAVLPGRWTELQGLLATPIYRRVGVLVVQSLTEATDNLRLMRAAGIEGELLGPRQLRQRLEHLTFPGQAAGLLEPGAGVLLARRVLTGTTRWLRQHHGVRLLPYHRVVEVDPAAATVTLAGGSSLAGDLLFVAAGAWSRSLLAGLLPTPVTLYRQSMLYQRPDPAESTAWDSTPVVLLRTGPQAGGWLLPPGADTDLKVSTQAVCRPVERIGSRRTPPSRRRVLSHLLSSMVAGETAPAPLRTRECYYLADQATGGALLATLGPSSSPTWAYAACGGGGFKAAPLIAEKVAGLRAPPPGLDTSRRRGTAHHRKEAV; encoded by the coding sequence ATGCCGGCCGCCACCCCGACCGGACGGCGGGTGCTGATCGTGGGGGCCGGTGTGGTCGGGCTCCTCACCGCGCTGGAGTGCGCCCGTCGCGGCGACGAGGTGACCGTGCTGGACCAGGGCCCCATCCCCAACCCGGCGGCGGCCTCCTTCGACCAGCACCGGGTCGTTCGCGCCCTGCACCTGGGCGACCCGGCGGCCACCCGGGCGGCGGCCGTCCTGCCCGGACGCTGGACGGAGCTGCAGGGTCTGCTGGCCACCCCGATCTATCGCCGGGTGGGTGTCCTGGTCGTCCAGTCGCTCACCGAGGCGACCGACAACCTGCGCCTGATGCGCGCCGCCGGAATCGAGGGCGAGCTGTTGGGGCCCCGACAACTGCGGCAACGGCTTGAGCATCTGACCTTTCCGGGGCAAGCCGCCGGTCTGCTGGAGCCCGGGGCCGGGGTGCTGCTGGCCCGTCGGGTGTTGACGGGGACGACCCGGTGGCTGCGGCAGCACCACGGGGTGCGGCTGCTGCCGTACCACCGGGTGGTAGAGGTGGATCCCGCCGCCGCCACGGTCACCCTGGCCGGGGGGTCGAGCCTCGCCGGTGACCTGCTCTTCGTGGCGGCAGGGGCCTGGTCCCGGTCGCTGCTGGCCGGGCTGCTCCCGACACCGGTGACCCTGTACCGGCAGAGCATGCTCTACCAGCGGCCCGACCCGGCGGAGTCGACCGCCTGGGACTCGACCCCGGTGGTGCTGTTGCGCACCGGCCCGCAGGCCGGAGGCTGGCTGCTGCCCCCCGGGGCCGACACCGACCTGAAGGTGAGCACTCAGGCGGTGTGCCGGCCGGTCGAGCGGATCGGCTCCCGGCGTACCCCGCCGTCGCGGCGCCGGGTGCTGAGCCACCTGCTCAGCTCGATGGTGGCCGGCGAGACGGCACCCGCACCCCTGCGAACCCGGGAGTGCTACTACCTGGCCGACCAGGCCACCGGCGGTGCCCTCCTGGCCACTCTGGGCCCCTCCTCGTCGCCGACCTGGGCGTACGCGGCCTGCGGCGGTGGCGGATTCAAAGCCGCACCCCTGATCGCCGAGAAGGTCGCCGGACTGCGCGCACCCCCACCAGGCCTGGACACCTCCCGCAGACGGGGCACGGCACATCATCGGAAGGAAGCGGTATGA
- a CDS encoding ATP-grasp domain-containing protein: MKPHDGMLLVVGSGLSVYREYLVSSASRRAREAGYDLWLINGTTPTWQRPYLAGWTVTNVHDHENLAATARKLAATHRVVGVLCWDEPLVLPSAMIAAELDLPGLGIDGVLGCRDKHRTRQLLHAAGLTQPAHGYATSPAQARELAASIGYPVVVKPRALGASIGVVLAEDQAELDRAYQVAAQASLAGDQPYQGGALIEEYLDGPEVSIDGVVVDGDYRPMYLARKQTGWEPYFEEIGHVVDPADPLLADPALRELLAVSHRVLGIGYGMTHTEVKLTRRGPVIVEVNGRLGGDLIPYLGKLATGIDPGEVLVEVATGNQPRFTVVHRRAAGIRFGYPPYDCRVTELSLPQPDPAAGLVSAVAMVGPGTELRLPPGGYIARHSFVVCTADDPDTCTTRLGQAIGRVRLAAEPLPPPPEGTPFQMPAGLLDVEDDGAPEPLTDAVRERL; the protein is encoded by the coding sequence ATGAAACCCCATGACGGGATGCTGCTCGTGGTTGGCAGCGGACTGAGCGTCTACCGGGAGTACCTGGTCTCCTCGGCGTCCCGCCGGGCGCGGGAGGCCGGCTACGACCTCTGGCTGATCAACGGCACCACCCCTACCTGGCAGCGGCCCTACCTGGCCGGCTGGACGGTGACGAACGTCCACGACCATGAGAACCTGGCCGCCACCGCCCGGAAGCTGGCCGCCACCCATCGGGTCGTCGGGGTGCTCTGCTGGGACGAGCCCCTGGTGCTGCCCAGCGCCATGATCGCCGCCGAGCTGGACCTGCCCGGCCTGGGCATCGACGGAGTCCTGGGCTGCCGGGACAAGCACCGCACCCGCCAACTGCTGCACGCAGCCGGGCTGACCCAACCCGCGCACGGGTACGCCACCAGCCCGGCCCAGGCCCGCGAGCTGGCCGCCTCGATCGGCTACCCGGTCGTGGTCAAACCCCGGGCCCTGGGCGCCAGCATCGGGGTGGTGCTGGCCGAGGACCAGGCCGAACTGGACCGCGCCTACCAGGTGGCGGCGCAGGCCAGCCTCGCCGGTGACCAGCCCTACCAGGGGGGCGCCCTGATCGAGGAGTACCTGGACGGTCCCGAGGTCAGCATCGACGGAGTCGTCGTCGACGGCGACTACCGGCCGATGTACCTGGCCCGTAAGCAGACCGGGTGGGAGCCGTACTTCGAGGAGATCGGCCACGTCGTCGACCCCGCCGACCCGCTGCTGGCCGATCCCGCGCTGCGGGAACTGCTGGCGGTCAGCCACCGGGTGCTCGGCATCGGCTACGGGATGACCCACACGGAGGTCAAGCTGACCCGCCGGGGCCCGGTGATCGTCGAGGTCAACGGGCGCCTCGGTGGCGACCTCATCCCGTACCTCGGCAAGCTGGCGACCGGGATCGACCCCGGTGAGGTGCTGGTGGAGGTGGCGACCGGCAACCAGCCCCGGTTCACCGTCGTTCACCGCAGGGCGGCCGGGATTCGGTTCGGCTACCCCCCGTACGACTGCCGGGTCACCGAGCTGTCCCTGCCGCAACCGGACCCGGCGGCCGGCCTGGTCTCCGCCGTGGCCATGGTCGGACCCGGTACCGAACTTCGCCTGCCACCCGGCGGCTACATCGCCCGGCACTCCTTCGTGGTCTGCACGGCGGACGATCCGGACACCTGCACCACCCGGCTGGGACAGGCGATCGGCCGGGTGCGGCTGGCGGCCGAACCCCTGCCCCCACCGCCGGAGGGGACCCCCTTCCAGATGCCGGCCGGACTGCTCGACGTCGAGGACGACGGAGCACCGGAACCACTGACCGACGCTGTCCGGGAGCGACTGTGA
- a CDS encoding methyltransferase, which produces MTPQIEQAIYGLVSTPVLHLVDRHDILTCLIKNGPLPAGAVADQLGLDGDTVQRLLLVCVAFGVVRRDPAGAYRLTEEALPLFDRGNPRYIGGFVEHLTIGAAERMQRLEEYLRRGKAEVDATREGPYDIFYRDEESTREFMDAMWHLSHGVSKELAALADLPAAGLLVDAGGANGPFAAAALQQSPGLRAVVFDLPPVRPHLIRAGLAAGVADRLDFVAGDFFTENLPPGDLVSLGYVMSNWPDEECLHILRNAYRACAVGGRVLVMDRLFADDHTGPLATSVMNLLMQLETRGRHRTVAEYLALLTAAGFTDCTVRRSTGDKHLIIGHKAGDPRDRSGGDEGA; this is translated from the coding sequence GTGACCCCCCAGATCGAGCAGGCCATCTACGGCCTGGTCTCCACCCCCGTGCTGCACCTCGTCGACCGGCACGACATCCTCACCTGCCTGATCAAGAACGGACCCCTGCCCGCCGGTGCGGTCGCCGACCAGTTGGGTCTCGACGGTGACACCGTCCAGCGGCTGCTGCTGGTCTGTGTGGCGTTCGGGGTCGTACGACGTGACCCGGCCGGTGCGTACCGCCTGACCGAGGAGGCCCTTCCGCTGTTCGACCGGGGCAACCCCCGGTACATCGGCGGTTTCGTCGAGCACCTGACGATCGGGGCAGCCGAACGGATGCAGCGGCTGGAGGAGTACCTGCGTCGGGGCAAGGCCGAGGTGGACGCCACCCGGGAGGGCCCGTACGACATCTTCTACCGCGACGAGGAGTCCACCCGGGAGTTCATGGACGCCATGTGGCACCTCAGCCACGGGGTGTCCAAGGAACTGGCCGCCCTGGCCGACCTGCCCGCCGCCGGCCTGCTGGTGGACGCGGGAGGCGCCAACGGACCCTTCGCGGCCGCCGCGCTACAGCAGTCTCCCGGGCTGCGGGCGGTCGTGTTCGACCTGCCGCCGGTACGTCCCCACCTGATCCGGGCGGGGCTGGCCGCCGGGGTGGCCGACCGGCTGGACTTCGTGGCCGGTGACTTCTTCACCGAGAACCTGCCGCCCGGTGATCTGGTCTCGCTGGGCTACGTGATGTCCAACTGGCCGGACGAGGAGTGCCTGCACATCCTGCGCAACGCCTACCGGGCGTGTGCCGTGGGCGGCCGGGTCCTGGTGATGGATCGACTGTTCGCCGACGATCACACCGGTCCGTTGGCGACCTCGGTGATGAACCTGCTCATGCAGTTGGAGACCCGGGGACGGCACCGGACGGTGGCCGAGTACCTCGCCCTGCTGACGGCGGCCGGCTTCACCGACTGCACGGTGCGACGGTCCACCGGCGACAAGCACCTGATCATCGGTCACAAGGCCGGTGACCCGCGCGACCGGTCCGGGGGAGACGAGGGGGCATGA
- a CDS encoding amino acid adenylation domain-containing protein, with protein MTPTFDPRRHGIHLLGRPEVIADPTGYFDAVAELGPLFYDTVARVWVCSGYAETAEILSDHRRFRSARIHSAQTLTSRGLSEFAGVGGMLLEQMIFMDPPDQVEIRAAVRDQFAPSRVRQRDPELRDIATAMVEALPERGEVDLVEDFAQRLHVALAETLLAVTGQPQRLVAWADAYGRLIGSLSTLPNLRDRAVLPVLDEAMAYFRAEAQRRLTEPGPDLVSSLAQALAGRPRSSNRDTEYGLETVAANCVVFTAGGYQTLTHLVCTGLLHLAAHPDQQALLRDRPELIDQAIDEFMRIDGSSQYLARQVAEDLDLAGVALRAGQSVVVLPGAANLDPRRFTDPRRLDITRQQGRHLGFGMGRHHCIGAPYAQRLAGWAILAFLDRFPHYRLADRPDALQWGPHVNTRCPAHAWTTLHPAAEPAPAAGAGLDRPPRPEPVTRITADPQPSGCPVTAVAPVSPVPQVTPIAPATPGQTADPWYEQLVTWNDTAAPLGTLRLWHEVFAHRAGLDPEAVAVLDRGVPHTYREVEERANALARELRTRGVEPERVVGVVLDRSVELLIATLAIGKAGGAFLLAEHTCPPERLRVMLQEASVGIVLTDPASAARLAARQLAADLLVVPGTGRAPTAPVTGVAPGNTAYVVFTSGTTGKPKAIAISHEAVVNLHLAQRRVFGIRPSDRILQFLSPNFDGCVFDLTMAALGGAVLVTVPLTELTVGPPLLRTMRRYGITVATLTPSVWAALAPDPLPDLRIAAAAGERLPAGVLRRWAAPGRRFLNLYGPAETAVWATWHECDPAEEEPPIGRPVPNKRVYLLDEALRPVPVGQPGELCIGGLGVGRYLGQPELMEQRFRPDPFDTRPGRLIYRTGDICRWRPEGTLEYLGRRDRQAKIRGQRVELDEVERVLQDAPGVLQCSVVERDGQLTALVVLDGSTGAQDPVPGRQEEITAHLATRLHSAMIPSRFEFLDELPRTLTGKTSHEQRDPAVREPLPPTTANPPALPPVPTPAVPAPADSTPTPPAAVPPSADPQTFTRLTRLTWRIARIFATSLQVPQHRIRADSDFYSLGGDSLAGAELLAALEAEAGLLLDVEDLLIKPTPEGIATQLIGRPRIGAPT; from the coding sequence ATGACACCGACCTTCGACCCGCGGCGACACGGCATCCACCTGCTCGGTCGGCCCGAGGTGATCGCCGATCCCACCGGCTACTTCGACGCCGTCGCCGAACTCGGTCCCCTCTTCTACGACACGGTGGCCCGGGTGTGGGTGTGCTCCGGGTACGCCGAGACCGCGGAGATCCTCTCCGACCACCGGCGGTTCCGTTCGGCCCGGATCCACTCCGCGCAGACCCTGACCTCGCGCGGGCTGTCGGAATTCGCCGGAGTCGGCGGGATGCTGCTGGAACAGATGATCTTCATGGATCCGCCCGATCAGGTCGAGATCAGAGCGGCGGTACGCGACCAGTTCGCCCCCTCCAGAGTGCGCCAGCGCGACCCGGAGCTGCGGGACATCGCCACCGCGATGGTCGAGGCCCTGCCGGAGCGTGGTGAGGTGGACCTGGTCGAGGACTTCGCCCAGCGGCTGCATGTCGCCCTGGCGGAGACCCTGCTGGCGGTCACCGGTCAGCCGCAGCGGCTGGTCGCCTGGGCCGACGCCTACGGTCGGCTCATCGGCAGCCTCTCCACCCTGCCGAACCTGCGGGACCGTGCGGTGCTGCCGGTCCTCGACGAGGCCATGGCCTACTTCCGGGCCGAGGCGCAGCGACGGCTCACCGAACCCGGACCGGACCTGGTCAGCTCCCTGGCGCAGGCCCTGGCCGGTCGCCCCCGCAGCTCGAACCGGGACACCGAGTACGGTCTGGAGACCGTCGCGGCCAACTGTGTCGTCTTCACCGCCGGCGGCTACCAGACCCTCACCCACCTGGTCTGCACCGGGCTGCTGCACCTGGCCGCCCACCCCGACCAGCAGGCCCTGCTGCGGGACCGCCCAGAACTGATCGACCAGGCCATCGACGAGTTCATGCGGATCGACGGCTCCAGTCAGTACCTGGCCCGCCAGGTGGCCGAGGATCTGGACCTGGCCGGGGTGGCCCTGCGGGCCGGACAGTCCGTCGTCGTGCTGCCCGGGGCTGCCAACCTGGACCCCCGCAGGTTCACCGACCCCCGAAGGCTGGACATCACCCGCCAGCAGGGCCGGCACCTGGGGTTCGGGATGGGTCGGCACCACTGCATCGGCGCACCCTACGCGCAGCGGCTGGCCGGCTGGGCGATCCTGGCCTTCCTGGACCGGTTCCCCCACTACCGGCTGGCCGACCGACCGGACGCCCTGCAGTGGGGCCCGCACGTCAACACCCGCTGCCCGGCCCACGCCTGGACGACGCTGCACCCGGCCGCCGAACCGGCCCCGGCCGCCGGTGCCGGCCTGGACCGCCCCCCACGGCCGGAACCGGTCACCCGGATCACCGCGGACCCGCAGCCCTCCGGCTGTCCGGTCACCGCAGTCGCGCCGGTCAGCCCGGTTCCGCAGGTCACCCCGATCGCGCCCGCCACCCCCGGGCAGACCGCCGACCCGTGGTACGAGCAACTCGTCACCTGGAACGACACTGCCGCGCCGCTGGGGACCCTGCGCCTCTGGCATGAGGTGTTCGCGCACCGGGCCGGGCTCGATCCGGAGGCCGTGGCGGTGCTGGACCGGGGGGTGCCGCACACCTACCGGGAGGTCGAGGAGCGGGCCAACGCCCTGGCCCGGGAGCTGCGTACCCGGGGGGTGGAACCGGAGAGGGTCGTCGGGGTGGTCCTGGATCGCTCCGTCGAACTGCTGATCGCCACCTTGGCGATCGGCAAGGCGGGGGGCGCCTTCCTGCTGGCGGAACACACCTGCCCGCCGGAGCGGCTGCGAGTCATGCTCCAGGAGGCCTCGGTGGGGATCGTGTTGACCGATCCCGCCTCGGCGGCCCGGCTGGCGGCGCGGCAACTGGCGGCCGATCTGCTCGTCGTCCCGGGCACCGGTCGGGCACCGACGGCACCGGTGACCGGGGTGGCGCCCGGCAACACCGCGTACGTCGTCTTCACCAGCGGAACCACCGGAAAGCCGAAGGCCATCGCGATCTCCCACGAGGCGGTGGTGAATCTGCACCTGGCGCAGCGGCGGGTGTTCGGCATCCGTCCCTCGGATCGGATTCTGCAGTTCCTGTCGCCCAACTTCGACGGCTGCGTGTTCGACCTGACCATGGCCGCGCTGGGTGGGGCGGTCCTGGTGACCGTGCCGCTGACGGAACTGACCGTCGGGCCACCCCTGCTGCGCACGATGCGCAGGTACGGGATCACGGTGGCCACCCTCACCCCCTCGGTGTGGGCGGCGCTGGCCCCGGACCCCCTGCCCGACCTGCGAATCGCCGCCGCAGCCGGGGAGCGGCTGCCGGCGGGGGTGCTGCGGCGGTGGGCGGCACCCGGTCGACGGTTCCTCAACCTGTACGGTCCGGCCGAGACGGCGGTGTGGGCGACCTGGCACGAGTGCGACCCGGCCGAGGAGGAGCCGCCGATCGGCCGACCGGTGCCGAACAAGCGGGTGTACCTCCTCGACGAGGCGTTGCGGCCGGTGCCGGTCGGGCAGCCCGGCGAACTGTGCATCGGCGGCCTCGGGGTGGGGCGCTACCTCGGCCAGCCGGAGCTGATGGAGCAGCGGTTCCGGCCCGACCCCTTCGACACCCGGCCGGGGCGGCTGATCTACCGCACCGGGGACATCTGCCGCTGGCGTCCCGAGGGCACCCTGGAGTACCTGGGCCGACGGGACCGGCAGGCGAAGATCAGAGGCCAGCGGGTCGAACTGGACGAGGTCGAGCGGGTTCTCCAGGACGCCCCCGGGGTGCTGCAGTGCAGTGTGGTGGAGCGGGACGGGCAACTGACCGCCCTGGTCGTGCTCGACGGCTCGACCGGGGCCCAGGATCCCGTACCCGGTCGGCAGGAGGAGATCACCGCCCACCTGGCTACCCGGCTGCACAGCGCCATGATCCCGTCTCGATTCGAGTTCCTCGACGAACTGCCCCGGACCCTTACCGGCAAGACCAGCCACGAGCAGCGGGACCCCGCTGTCCGCGAGCCTCTCCCACCCACCACCGCGAACCCCCCGGCACTCCCGCCGGTCCCGACCCCTGCGGTCCCAGCACCGGCGGACTCGACGCCGACGCCGCCGGCTGCCGTGCCGCCCTCGGCCGACCCGCAGACCTTCACCCGGCTGACCCGGCTCACCTGGCGGATCGCCCGGATCTTCGCGACCAGCCTTCAGGTCCCGCAGCACCGGATCAGGGCGGACTCGGACTTCTACTCCCTCGGCGGGGACTCCCTGGCCGGCGCCGAGCTGCTGGCCGCCCTGGAAGCCGAGGCAGGACTGCTGCTCGACGTGGAGGACCTGTTGATCAAACCGACGCCGGAGGGCATCGCCACCCAGCTCATCGGTCGACCCAGGATCGGAGCACCGACATGA
- a CDS encoding alpha/beta fold hydrolase, whose protein sequence is MTLHEPPNTDTTGTVVLVHGTLDRAANFRTVARHLPHWRVVGWDRRGWAGSRDLGDEHTTLRHHVEDLCEILTEMPGAVVAGHSYGGLVALCAAAQRPDLPAAVVAFEPPIRWLPWWQPEVEAGGSGSTDPGEAVQSVLRHILGEAGWARLSPQSRADLQRQGPTLLVEMGDPSQDEVAFEPAELSVPVVVAAGTRSLPHHREVAHRIAVLVPRGEFVTIAGAGHAAHVSHARDFAGLVDRAASLATGEERNQ, encoded by the coding sequence GTGACCCTGCACGAGCCGCCGAACACCGACACCACCGGGACGGTGGTGCTGGTGCACGGCACCCTGGATCGGGCGGCGAACTTCCGTACGGTGGCCCGTCACCTGCCCCACTGGCGGGTGGTCGGCTGGGATCGGCGGGGCTGGGCCGGCTCCCGCGACCTCGGCGACGAGCACACCACCCTGCGGCACCATGTCGAGGACCTCTGCGAGATCCTCACCGAGATGCCGGGTGCGGTCGTCGCCGGCCACTCCTACGGTGGTCTCGTCGCCCTCTGCGCGGCGGCCCAGCGGCCGGATCTGCCGGCGGCCGTCGTGGCCTTCGAACCACCGATCCGTTGGCTGCCCTGGTGGCAGCCCGAGGTCGAGGCCGGCGGCAGCGGCAGCACCGATCCCGGCGAGGCAGTGCAGTCCGTGCTGCGGCACATCCTCGGTGAGGCGGGCTGGGCCCGGTTGAGCCCGCAGTCGCGGGCCGACCTCCAGCGGCAGGGACCGACCCTGCTGGTGGAGATGGGTGACCCCAGCCAGGACGAGGTGGCCTTCGAGCCGGCGGAGCTGTCCGTACCGGTGGTGGTCGCCGCCGGCACCCGCTCCCTGCCCCACCACCGGGAGGTGGCCCACCGGATCGCCGTGCTGGTCCCCCGGGGCGAGTTCGTCACCATCGCCGGGGCCGGTCACGCGGCGCACGTCAGTCACGCCCGCGACTTCGCCGGTCTGGTCGACCGGGCCGCGTCGCTGGCCACCGGAGAGGAGCGAAACCAGTGA
- a CDS encoding FAD-binding oxidoreductase, which yields MTVAIAERSWRRLADELTGRLWLPDQAPYETKRSLFNKRYADVRPAAVASVRTVADIQHCLRWAGEMSLPVVARSSGHSYAGYSVNEGLVIDLSALNTVTVQATTGLVTVGGGTTMADLYPVLQQHQVAFPAGNSPTVGIGGLTLGGGVAAVSRAFGLTCDSLVETTVVTAQGRVLRCDATENPDLFWACRGGGGGNFGINTSFTFQAREVRDVSVFALVWSASDPIELLTVLQRIVAQAPEEFSTRLGLDTSGSEPGQAGQNLRVSAVGLFLGPADELRQLLSPALEVATPDRCHIAEMDYWAGDEFLRHDTSADRFAARTRVTGEPLSAEVLEILVSRLRDWPGSGNPDGAGVGLFSWGGAMNRIPATDTAFVHRDALFLVCMDTSWTGQDPPDRVAANQRWLAETYAATGEHLPHAAYQNFTDPDLRDWQTAYYGVNYPRLVEVKRRHDPDDLFRFDQSIGS from the coding sequence GTGACCGTCGCGATCGCCGAGCGCAGTTGGCGCCGACTGGCCGACGAACTGACCGGTCGGCTCTGGCTGCCGGACCAGGCGCCGTACGAGACCAAGCGGAGCCTGTTCAACAAGCGCTACGCCGATGTCCGCCCGGCCGCGGTGGCCTCCGTGCGGACCGTGGCGGACATCCAACACTGCCTGCGGTGGGCCGGGGAGATGAGCCTGCCGGTGGTGGCCCGATCCTCCGGCCACAGCTACGCGGGCTATTCGGTCAACGAGGGCCTGGTGATCGACCTGTCGGCGCTGAACACGGTCACCGTGCAGGCCACGACCGGTCTGGTGACGGTAGGCGGCGGCACGACCATGGCGGATCTGTATCCGGTGCTGCAACAGCATCAGGTGGCCTTTCCGGCCGGCAACAGCCCTACGGTCGGCATCGGCGGGCTGACCCTGGGCGGGGGAGTGGCTGCGGTCTCCCGGGCCTTCGGCCTGACCTGTGACTCCCTGGTCGAGACGACCGTGGTCACCGCCCAGGGCCGGGTCCTGAGGTGCGACGCGACCGAGAACCCCGACCTGTTCTGGGCCTGTCGTGGCGGTGGCGGCGGCAACTTCGGAATCAACACCTCCTTCACCTTCCAAGCGCGGGAGGTCCGGGACGTCTCCGTGTTCGCGCTGGTCTGGTCGGCCTCCGACCCGATCGAGCTGCTCACCGTGCTGCAACGGATCGTCGCGCAGGCCCCGGAGGAGTTCTCCACCCGGCTGGGCCTGGACACCAGCGGCTCGGAGCCCGGTCAGGCCGGGCAGAACCTCCGAGTCTCCGCGGTGGGTCTGTTCCTGGGCCCGGCCGACGAGCTGCGGCAGCTCCTGTCGCCGGCCCTGGAGGTGGCGACCCCGGACCGATGCCACATCGCCGAGATGGACTACTGGGCGGGCGACGAGTTCCTCCGGCACGACACCTCGGCCGACCGGTTCGCCGCCCGTACCCGGGTGACCGGCGAGCCGCTGTCCGCGGAGGTGCTGGAGATCCTGGTGTCCCGGCTACGGGACTGGCCCGGCAGCGGCAACCCGGACGGTGCCGGGGTGGGGCTGTTCTCCTGGGGCGGGGCGATGAACCGGATCCCCGCCACGGACACCGCGTTCGTCCACCGCGACGCCCTCTTCCTGGTCTGCATGGACACCTCCTGGACCGGACAGGACCCCCCCGACCGGGTCGCCGCCAACCAGCGGTGGCTGGCGGAGACGTACGCGGCCACCGGCGAACACCTGCCCCATGCCGCGTACCAGAACTTCACCGACCCCGATCTGCGGGACTGGCAGACGGCCTACTACGGAGTCAACTATCCGCGGCTGGTCGAGGTGAAGCGCCGCCACGACCCGGACGACCTGTTCCGGTTCGACCAGAGCATCGGTTCCTGA